The proteins below are encoded in one region of Triticum aestivum cultivar Chinese Spring chromosome 1B, IWGSC CS RefSeq v2.1, whole genome shotgun sequence:
- the LOC123133840 gene encoding 60S ribosomal protein L4-1, which yields MATTARPLVSVKALDGDMATDAAGVPMPHVMKAPIRPDVITFVHRLVSCNSRQPYAVSRKAGHQTSAESWGTGRAVSRIPRVGGGGTHRAGQGAFGNMCRGGRMFAPTRIWRKWHRRVNVRLRRVAVASALAATAVPAIVTARGHRIESVPEFPLVVSDSAEGIEKTSQAIKVLKQLGAYADAEKAKDSVGIRPGKGKMRNRRYINRKGPLIVYGTEGSKIVKAFRNLPGVDVANVERLNLLDLAPGGHLGRFVIWTESAFKKLDEVYGSFEASSSKKKGFVLPRPKMTNADLGRLINSDEVQSVVKPINKEVKRREARKNPLKNAAAVLKLNPYFGTARRMAVLAEAARVKARKEKINSKRTKLSAEEASKIKAAGKAWYQTMISDSDYTEFDVFSKWLGVSQ from the exons atggccaccACCGCGCGCCCGCTCGTCTCCGTTAAGGCCCTGGACGGGGACATGGCCACCGACGCGGCCGGCGTCCCGATGCCGCACGTCATGAAGGCGCCGATCCGCCCCGACGTCATTACCTTCGTCCACAGGCTCGTCTCCTGCAACAGCCGCCAGCCCTACGCCGTCTCCCGCAAGGCCGGTCACCAGACCTCGGCCGAGTCCTGGGGCACGGGTCGCGCCGTCTCGCGTATCCcgcgtgtcggcggcggcggtacCCACCGCGCCGGGCAGGGAGCCTTCGGCAACATGTGCCGTGGCGGACGCATGTTCGCGCCCACCCGGATCTGGCGCAAGTGGCACCGTCGCGTCAACGTCCGCCTCCGCCGCGTCGCCGTCGCCTCcgccctcgccgccaccgccgtcccGGCTATCGTCACCGCCCGCGGCCACCGCATCGAGTCCGTCCCCGAGTTCCCGCTCGTCGTCTCCGACTCGGCCGAGGGCATCGAGAAGACCTCCCAGGCCATCAAGGTCCTCAAGCAGCTGGGCGCCTACGCTGATGCCGAGAAGGCCAAGGACTCCGTCGGCATCCGCCCCGGCAAGGGTAAGATGCGCAACCGCAGGTACATCAACCGTAAGGGCCCCCTCATCGTCTACGGCACCGAGGGCTCCAAGATCGTCAAGGCCTTCCGCAACCTCCCTGGTGTGGATGTTGCCAACGTCGAGCGCCTCAACCTGCTCGaccttgcccctggtggccaccttGGCCGGTTCGTTATCTGGACTGAGTCTGCCTTCAAGAAGCTGGACGAGGTGTACGGCTCCTTTGAGGCGTCTTCCTCCAAGAAGAAGGGCTTCGTGCTCCCAAGGCCTAAGATGACCAATGCTGACCTTGGCCGCCTCATCAACTCTGATGAGGTCCAGTCCGTGGTGAAGCCCATCAACAAGGAGGTGAAGCGCAGGGAGGCCAGGAAGAACCCTCTGAAGAATGCTGCTGCCGTGCTTAAGCTCAACCCCTACTTCGGAACTGCCCGCAGGATGGCAGTTCTTGCTGAGGCAGCCCGTGTCAAGGCCAGGAAGGAGAAGATCAACTCCAAGAGGACCAAGCTCAGTGCG GAGGAGGCATCTAAGATCAAGGCTGCTGGGAAGGCCTGGTACCAGACGATGATCTCTGACAGCGACTACACGGAGTTCGACGTCTTCTCCAAGTGGCTTGGCGTCAGCCAGTGA
- the LOC123133852 gene encoding ubinuclein-1 isoform X1, with product MDAPAPTPAPAPPAAAVPAEAAARPPAPAPAPAPAPPPQPAAAAPPAGRQLFSVELRPGETTIVSWKKLLKEAGPGAAPPPSLPAAAVQPVVAPLAGPSGAAVHPTENDPNDPSQSNRFNAVIEKIERLYMGKHSSDEEDLGDVPDDDQYDTEDSFIDDAELDEYFEVDNLKTKHTGFFVNKGKLEQSEYGSVQNVVPDGTVQNVVPKKRRRRDSSNSYIENSKELAPGSMPVKAPKRNAEIGKNIASSDLSSYSEYHSEGNKPLTNKSNSPGRMQKGNASENATGAEYASHPKISSKGVSLPSSEIKDLNKHKTAVPQAVDFARKSTTNATNPYPAYLEKDAAVQLDLQLKKSSNVAKPDLPKKMRSKEKYGVNQFPGLTTTDNVYSTQTTHLAANRRIEGSGIKAKGTRLERAIRDLENIVGEYKPHTLDVPYIDPNCQGAVKRRLPQEIKQKLAKVARLSANQGKISEDELINRLMGIVGHLVQRRTLKRNMKEMVESGMCAKQEKADKFQQVKTEIYEMVKARLDTKPKVTEQRDDSAHDFQGGVSIDDKTALKGKFVLDAPLEDRICDLYDLYVEGMDEDKGPQSRKLYVELADLWPQGYMDKVEIRNAISRSKERRNLLYRQRKVRNEERMKRRRIAAAAKSRDGNPMVAQYATAQQVMQPPVKDASPSMTSTHTLYPVVNYGHSQVCRNAGRVGEVTVGAVSDGNRSSSADIKRRKLGSDAAVDLQLQANPLKAPPRYVSEKQKPAKRADDVKVGSSSSLPQTVLAVAGYDPQRPGYS from the exons ATGGACGCCCCCGCGCCTACCCCTGCCCCTGCCCCTCCCGCCGCCGCGGTGCCGGCCGAGGCCGCGGCGAGGCCTCCTGCTCCCGCTCCAGCTCCTgctcctgcgccgccgccgcagcctgcCGCGGCGGCCCCGCCGGCGGGGAGGCAGCTGTTCTCCGTGGAGCTCCGGCCCGGGGAGACCACCATTGTGTCGTGGAAGAAGCTGCTCAAGGAGGCCGGCCcgggagccgccccgccgccctccctGCCCGCCGCGGCGGTGCAGCCGGTCGTCGCCCCCCTCGCGGGGCCCTCTGGTGCTGCG GTACATCCAACAGAAAACGACCCAAATGATCCATCACAGTCAAATCGGTTCAATGCAGTTATTGAGAAAATCGAGCGCCTTTACATG GGCAAACATAGTAGCGATGAAGAAGATTTGGgtgatgtgcctgatgatgatcaGTATGACACCGAAGATTCTTTCATTGATGACGCTGAATTG GATGAGTACTTTGAAGTTGACAATTTGAAAACCAAGCACACTGGATTTTTTGTGAACAAAGGGAAATTGGAACAAAG TGAGTATGGCTCAGTACAAAATGTTGTACCAGATGGCACAGTACAAAATGTTGTACCAAAGAAACGGAGAAGAAGAGACTCTTCAAATTCTTACATCGAAAATAGCAAGGAGCTTGCACCAGGCAGCATGCCTGTAAAAGCCCCTAAAAGAAAtgctgaaataggaaaaaacataGCAAGTAGCGACTTAAGTTCTTACAGCGAATATCACTCTGAAGGCAACAAACCGTTGACGAATAAAAGTAATTCCCCTGGAAGAATGCAGAAAGGGAATGCCAGTGAGAATGCAACTGGTGCTGAGTACGCATCACATCCGAAGATATCAAGTAAGGGTGTTTCGTTACCTTCTTCAGAAATAAAGGACTTGAACAAGCATAAAACTGCAGTGCCGCAGGCTGTTGATTTTGCTCGTAAGTCAACAACTAATGCAACAAACCCTTATCCAGCATACTTGGAGAAGGATGCTGCAGTGCAACTTGATCTCCAATTGAAAAAATCCTCTAATGTGGCGAAGCCAGATTTGCCAAAGAAAATGCGCTCCAAAGAAAAATATGGTGTCAATCAGTTTCCTGGCTTGACTACAACAGACAACGTATATTCGACACAAACAACG CACTTGGCTGCAAACAGGCGCATAGAAGGTTCAGGTATTAAGGCCAAGGGTACCAGACTCGAGCGAGCTATTCGTGACCTTGAAAATATCGTTGGTGAAT ACAAACCACATACTCTTGATGTTCCCTACATTGATCCAAATTGTCAAGGAGCGGTGAAAAGAAGACTGCCTCAAGAAATAAAACAAAAACTTGCTAAGGTCGCAAGGTTATCG GCAAATCAGGGTAAAATCTCAGAAGATGAATTGATCAATCGCCTCATGGGCATAGTGGGGCACCTTGTGCAGCGTAGGACACTGAAG AGAAACATGAAAGAAATGGTCGAATCGGGTATGTGCGCTAAACAAGAGAAGGCTGACAAGTTCCAGCAAGTGAAAACTGAGATCTATGAAATGGTCAAAGCACGTCTAGACACCAAGCCCAAG GTTACTGAACAAAGGGATGATTCAGCACATGATTTTCAAGGGGGTGTCAGTATTGATGATAAAACAGCCTTAAAAGGCAAATTTGTCCTGGATGCTCCACTGGAGGACAGGATCTGTGATCTATATGATCTTTATGTTGAG GGTATGGATGAAGACAAGGGCCCTCAGAGTCGTAAGTTATATGTAGAG CTTGCTGACTTGTGGCCACAAGGTTACATGGATAAAGTTGAAATTCGAAACGCCATTTCAAGATCGAAGGAGCGAAGAAATTTATTGTACCGGCAGCGCAAG GTTCGCAACGAGGAGAGAATGAAGAGGAGAAGGATAGCTGCTGCCGCCAAGTCACGAGATGGCAACCCAATGGTGGCTCAGTACGCTACAGCACAGCAAGTTATGCAACCGCCCGTGAAAGACGCTAGTCCATCGATGACAAGCACGCACACCTTGTATCCTGTCGTTAACTATGGACATAGCCAGGTCTGCAGAAACGCTGGCAGAGTTGGTGAAGTGACGGTGGGTGCAGTATCTGACGGCAACCGTAGTTCTTCTGCGGACATCAAGAGGAGAAAACTAGGTTCTGACGCCGCCGTGGATCTGCAACTGCAAGCTAACCCACTGAAGGCTCCCCCACGGTATGTCAGCGAGAAGCAGAAGCCTGCGAAGCGTGCGGATGATGTAAAGGTCGGCAGTAGCAGTAGCCTTCCTCAGACGGTGCTTGCCGTTGCAGGCTATGACCCCCAGCGGCCCGGCTACAGCTAA
- the LOC123133852 gene encoding ubinuclein-1 isoform X2, whose amino-acid sequence MDAPAPTPAPAPPAAAVPAEAAARPPAPAPAPAPAPPPQPAAAAPPAGRQLFSVELRPGETTIVSWKKLLKEAGPGAAPPPSLPAAAVQPVVAPLAGPSGAAVHPTENDPNDPSQSNRFNAVIEKIERLYMGKHSSDEEDLGDVPDDDQYDTEDSFIDDAELDEYFEVDNLKTKHTGFFVNKGKLEQSEYGSVQNVVPDGTVQNVVPKKRRRRDSSNSYIENSKELAPGSMPVKAPKRNAEIGKNIASSDLSSYSEYHSEGNKPLTNKSNSPGRMQKGNASENATGAEYASHPKISTYLEKDAAVQLDLQLKKSSNVAKPDLPKKMRSKEKYGVNQFPGLTTTDNVYSTQTTHLAANRRIEGSGIKAKGTRLERAIRDLENIVGEYKPHTLDVPYIDPNCQGAVKRRLPQEIKQKLAKVARLSANQGKISEDELINRLMGIVGHLVQRRTLKRNMKEMVESGMCAKQEKADKFQQVKTEIYEMVKARLDTKPKVTEQRDDSAHDFQGGVSIDDKTALKGKFVLDAPLEDRICDLYDLYVEGMDEDKGPQSRKLYVELADLWPQGYMDKVEIRNAISRSKERRNLLYRQRKVRNEERMKRRRIAAAAKSRDGNPMVAQYATAQQVMQPPVKDASPSMTSTHTLYPVVNYGHSQVCRNAGRVGEVTVGAVSDGNRSSSADIKRRKLGSDAAVDLQLQANPLKAPPRYVSEKQKPAKRADDVKVGSSSSLPQTVLAVAGYDPQRPGYS is encoded by the exons ATGGACGCCCCCGCGCCTACCCCTGCCCCTGCCCCTCCCGCCGCCGCGGTGCCGGCCGAGGCCGCGGCGAGGCCTCCTGCTCCCGCTCCAGCTCCTgctcctgcgccgccgccgcagcctgcCGCGGCGGCCCCGCCGGCGGGGAGGCAGCTGTTCTCCGTGGAGCTCCGGCCCGGGGAGACCACCATTGTGTCGTGGAAGAAGCTGCTCAAGGAGGCCGGCCcgggagccgccccgccgccctccctGCCCGCCGCGGCGGTGCAGCCGGTCGTCGCCCCCCTCGCGGGGCCCTCTGGTGCTGCG GTACATCCAACAGAAAACGACCCAAATGATCCATCACAGTCAAATCGGTTCAATGCAGTTATTGAGAAAATCGAGCGCCTTTACATG GGCAAACATAGTAGCGATGAAGAAGATTTGGgtgatgtgcctgatgatgatcaGTATGACACCGAAGATTCTTTCATTGATGACGCTGAATTG GATGAGTACTTTGAAGTTGACAATTTGAAAACCAAGCACACTGGATTTTTTGTGAACAAAGGGAAATTGGAACAAAG TGAGTATGGCTCAGTACAAAATGTTGTACCAGATGGCACAGTACAAAATGTTGTACCAAAGAAACGGAGAAGAAGAGACTCTTCAAATTCTTACATCGAAAATAGCAAGGAGCTTGCACCAGGCAGCATGCCTGTAAAAGCCCCTAAAAGAAAtgctgaaataggaaaaaacataGCAAGTAGCGACTTAAGTTCTTACAGCGAATATCACTCTGAAGGCAACAAACCGTTGACGAATAAAAGTAATTCCCCTGGAAGAATGCAGAAAGGGAATGCCAGTGAGAATGCAACTGGTGCTGAGTACGCATCACATCCGAAGATATCAA CATACTTGGAGAAGGATGCTGCAGTGCAACTTGATCTCCAATTGAAAAAATCCTCTAATGTGGCGAAGCCAGATTTGCCAAAGAAAATGCGCTCCAAAGAAAAATATGGTGTCAATCAGTTTCCTGGCTTGACTACAACAGACAACGTATATTCGACACAAACAACG CACTTGGCTGCAAACAGGCGCATAGAAGGTTCAGGTATTAAGGCCAAGGGTACCAGACTCGAGCGAGCTATTCGTGACCTTGAAAATATCGTTGGTGAAT ACAAACCACATACTCTTGATGTTCCCTACATTGATCCAAATTGTCAAGGAGCGGTGAAAAGAAGACTGCCTCAAGAAATAAAACAAAAACTTGCTAAGGTCGCAAGGTTATCG GCAAATCAGGGTAAAATCTCAGAAGATGAATTGATCAATCGCCTCATGGGCATAGTGGGGCACCTTGTGCAGCGTAGGACACTGAAG AGAAACATGAAAGAAATGGTCGAATCGGGTATGTGCGCTAAACAAGAGAAGGCTGACAAGTTCCAGCAAGTGAAAACTGAGATCTATGAAATGGTCAAAGCACGTCTAGACACCAAGCCCAAG GTTACTGAACAAAGGGATGATTCAGCACATGATTTTCAAGGGGGTGTCAGTATTGATGATAAAACAGCCTTAAAAGGCAAATTTGTCCTGGATGCTCCACTGGAGGACAGGATCTGTGATCTATATGATCTTTATGTTGAG GGTATGGATGAAGACAAGGGCCCTCAGAGTCGTAAGTTATATGTAGAG CTTGCTGACTTGTGGCCACAAGGTTACATGGATAAAGTTGAAATTCGAAACGCCATTTCAAGATCGAAGGAGCGAAGAAATTTATTGTACCGGCAGCGCAAG GTTCGCAACGAGGAGAGAATGAAGAGGAGAAGGATAGCTGCTGCCGCCAAGTCACGAGATGGCAACCCAATGGTGGCTCAGTACGCTACAGCACAGCAAGTTATGCAACCGCCCGTGAAAGACGCTAGTCCATCGATGACAAGCACGCACACCTTGTATCCTGTCGTTAACTATGGACATAGCCAGGTCTGCAGAAACGCTGGCAGAGTTGGTGAAGTGACGGTGGGTGCAGTATCTGACGGCAACCGTAGTTCTTCTGCGGACATCAAGAGGAGAAAACTAGGTTCTGACGCCGCCGTGGATCTGCAACTGCAAGCTAACCCACTGAAGGCTCCCCCACGGTATGTCAGCGAGAAGCAGAAGCCTGCGAAGCGTGCGGATGATGTAAAGGTCGGCAGTAGCAGTAGCCTTCCTCAGACGGTGCTTGCCGTTGCAGGCTATGACCCCCAGCGGCCCGGCTACAGCTAA
- the LOC123133871 gene encoding uncharacterized protein isoform X1, with amino-acid sequence MKKQKMANGPSHDKNKVFASLTRKDVSDIDPSYKIFLENLIEDGSAYVFHMPNGDHGLPASVRYEEDDMSYGGVNVRDGTNVPQKLPHTSRGGANVKRLDQTSGAVDVNAGHSFLPRTLSVKKNTSEVDESYAEFLSLMKIKDGFMVLELEPGVTVVYEQEEETPPGYDELRTLVMSEHGIDGPAPDNLHGQDLICTDEHGLVPCTESSDFNASEDSEEAPIALSCGAPSTFDEKLDSILSQPYDQNEYQELMRKATDQKPVSRQRQLRSGSKRYATGFVGLSYLDHYPDLAKQIDTADTDERRLNLLRKFFFWLENLCHDGAHMPWIPKALACNPIATDD; translated from the exons ATGAAGAAACAGAAAATGGCGAATGGACCATCACACGACAAGAACAAGGTGTTCGCCAGTTTGACTCGCAAAGATGTTTCAGACATTGATCCGTCTTACAAGATTTTCTTGGAAAATCTAATTGAAGATGGAAGTGCGTATGTGTTTCATATGCCAAATGGGGACCATGGCTTGCCTGCTTCTGTCAGGTATGAAGAGGATGATATGTCATATGGAGGCGTGAATGTCAGAGACGGCACAAATGTCCCCCAAAAATTGCCACACACAAGTCGGGGTGGTGCAAATGTCAAGCGACTAGATCAAACATCAGGCGCTGTCGATGTAAATGCGGGCCATTCCTTTCTACCAAGGACATTGTCTGTGAAGAAGAACACCTCAGAGGTTGATGAATCTTATGCAGAATTTCTGAGCCTCATGAAGATCAAGGATGGTTTCATGGTTCTTGAGCTGGAACCAGGTGTTACTGTGGTATATGAGCAAGAGGAGGAGACACCCCCTGGATATGATGAATTGAGAACTTTGGTTATGTCTGAACATGGAATTGACGGGCCTGCTCCAGACAATTTGCATGGTCAGGATTTAATCTGCACAGATGAGCATGGACTTGTACCTTGTACTGAATCTTCTGATTTTAAC GCATCTGAAGATAGTGAAGAAGCACCTATTGCTCTTAGTTGTGGTGCTCCTTCTACATTTGATGAAAAACTTGATTCTATTTTAAGTCAGCCATATGACCAAAATGAATACCAAGAGCTTATGAGAAAAGCCACTGACCAGAAGCCTGTGAGCAGACAAAGACAATTGCGAAGTGGATCCAAGCGCTATGCCACAGGATTCGTTGGACTGTCGTATCTTGATCACTACCCAG ATCTGGCCAAGCAAATCGACACTGCTGACACTGATGAGAGACGACTGAACCTCCTGCGAAAATTCTTCTTCTGGCTGGAG AACTTATGCCATGATGGAGCACACATGCCATGGATCCCCAAGGCGCTGGCCTGCAATCCCATCGCAACAGACGACTGA
- the LOC123133871 gene encoding uncharacterized protein isoform X2 → MKKQKMANGPSHDKNKVFASLTRKDVSDIDPSYKIFLENLIEDGSAYVFHMPNGDHGLPASVRYEEDDMSYGGVNVRDGTNVPQKLPHTSRGGANVKRLDQTSGAVDVNAGHSFLPRTLSVKKNTSEVDESYAEFLSLMKIKDGFMVLELEPGVTVVYEQEEETPPGYDELRTLVMSEHGIDGPAPDNLHGQDLICTDEHGLVPCTESSDFNASEDSEEAPIALSCGAPSTFDEKLDSILSQPYDQNEYQELMRKATDQKPVSRQRQLRSGSKRYATGFVGLSYLDHYPDLAKQIDTADTDERRLNLLRKFFFWLEPCLFALSAELMP, encoded by the exons ATGAAGAAACAGAAAATGGCGAATGGACCATCACACGACAAGAACAAGGTGTTCGCCAGTTTGACTCGCAAAGATGTTTCAGACATTGATCCGTCTTACAAGATTTTCTTGGAAAATCTAATTGAAGATGGAAGTGCGTATGTGTTTCATATGCCAAATGGGGACCATGGCTTGCCTGCTTCTGTCAGGTATGAAGAGGATGATATGTCATATGGAGGCGTGAATGTCAGAGACGGCACAAATGTCCCCCAAAAATTGCCACACACAAGTCGGGGTGGTGCAAATGTCAAGCGACTAGATCAAACATCAGGCGCTGTCGATGTAAATGCGGGCCATTCCTTTCTACCAAGGACATTGTCTGTGAAGAAGAACACCTCAGAGGTTGATGAATCTTATGCAGAATTTCTGAGCCTCATGAAGATCAAGGATGGTTTCATGGTTCTTGAGCTGGAACCAGGTGTTACTGTGGTATATGAGCAAGAGGAGGAGACACCCCCTGGATATGATGAATTGAGAACTTTGGTTATGTCTGAACATGGAATTGACGGGCCTGCTCCAGACAATTTGCATGGTCAGGATTTAATCTGCACAGATGAGCATGGACTTGTACCTTGTACTGAATCTTCTGATTTTAAC GCATCTGAAGATAGTGAAGAAGCACCTATTGCTCTTAGTTGTGGTGCTCCTTCTACATTTGATGAAAAACTTGATTCTATTTTAAGTCAGCCATATGACCAAAATGAATACCAAGAGCTTATGAGAAAAGCCACTGACCAGAAGCCTGTGAGCAGACAAAGACAATTGCGAAGTGGATCCAAGCGCTATGCCACAGGATTCGTTGGACTGTCGTATCTTGATCACTACCCAG ATCTGGCCAAGCAAATCGACACTGCTGACACTGATGAGAGACGACTGAACCTCCTGCGAAAATTCTTCTTCTGGCTGGAG CCATGTTTGTTCGCATTGTCTGCAGAACTTATGCCATGA